A single window of Halobacterium jilantaiense DNA harbors:
- a CDS encoding ribonuclease J has protein sequence MEIEIATIGGYEEVGRQMTAVRAGEDIVIFDMGLNLSQVLIHDNVETEKMHSLDLIDMGAIPDDRVMSDLEGDVKAIVPTHGHLDHIGAISKLAHRYDAPIVGSPFTIELVKGEIESEQKFGVENDLVKMEAGGTMPIGDDCELEFVHVTHSIIGAINPVLHTPEGAVVYGLDKRIDHDPVLEDPIDMDRFKEIGREGEGVLCYIEDCTNAGRKGRTPSESTARRHLKDVLTSVEDYDGGIIATTFSSHISRVSSIVEFAKEIGREPILLGRSMERYSGTAERMGRVNFPDDLGMFGHRKSVDRAFKRVMNEGKENFLPIVTGHQGEPRAMLTRMARGETPYDIENGDKVIFSASVIPEPTNKGQRYQSEQLLRMQGARIYDEIHVSGHLREEGHYQMLQALQPQHLIPAHQDMAGMAPYTKLAKSQGYKVGRDLHMTENGNTIQLVE, from the coding sequence ATGGAAATCGAAATTGCCACAATCGGCGGCTACGAGGAGGTCGGACGGCAGATGACTGCCGTCCGCGCGGGAGAGGACATCGTCATCTTCGACATGGGCCTCAATCTCTCGCAGGTCCTCATCCACGACAACGTGGAGACAGAGAAGATGCACAGCCTCGACCTGATCGACATGGGTGCCATTCCGGACGACCGCGTCATGTCCGACCTCGAGGGCGACGTGAAGGCTATCGTGCCGACGCACGGCCACCTCGACCACATCGGTGCCATCTCGAAGCTCGCACACCGCTACGACGCGCCCATCGTGGGCAGCCCGTTCACCATCGAGCTCGTGAAGGGCGAAATCGAGAGCGAGCAGAAGTTCGGCGTCGAGAACGACCTCGTGAAGATGGAGGCCGGCGGCACGATGCCCATCGGTGACGACTGCGAGCTCGAGTTCGTTCACGTCACGCACTCCATCATCGGGGCCATCAACCCCGTCCTCCACACGCCCGAGGGCGCTGTCGTCTACGGCCTCGACAAACGCATCGACCACGACCCCGTCCTCGAGGACCCCATCGACATGGACCGGTTCAAGGAGATCGGCCGCGAGGGCGAGGGTGTCCTCTGCTACATCGAGGACTGCACCAACGCCGGCCGGAAGGGCCGCACACCCTCCGAGAGTACGGCGCGACGCCACCTCAAAGACGTTCTAACGAGCGTCGAGGACTACGACGGCGGCATCATCGCGACGACGTTCTCCAGCCACATCTCCCGGGTCTCCTCCATCGTGGAGTTCGCCAAGGAGATCGGCCGCGAGCCCATCCTGCTCGGTCGCTCGATGGAGCGGTACTCGGGCACCGCCGAACGCATGGGTCGCGTGAACTTCCCCGACGACCTCGGGATGTTCGGCCACCGGAAGTCCGTCGACCGCGCGTTCAAGCGCGTCATGAACGAGGGCAAGGAGAACTTCCTCCCTATCGTCACCGGTCACCAGGGCGAGCCGCGCGCGATGCTCACCCGGATGGCTCGCGGCGAGACGCCGTACGACATCGAGAACGGTGACAAGGTCATCTTCTCGGCGAGCGTCATCCCGGAGCCGACCAACAAGGGCCAGCGCTACCAGAGCGAACAGCTCCTCCGGATGCAGGGAGCCCGCATCTACGACGAAATCCACGTCTCCGGCCACCTCCGCGAGGAGGGCCACTACCAGATGCTGCAGGCGCTCCAGCCCCAGCACCTCATCCCCGCCCACCAGGACATGGCCGGGATGGCCCCGTACACGAAGCTCGCGAAGAGCCAGGGGTACAAGGTCGGCCGTGACCTGCACATGACGGAGAACGGCAACACCATCCAGCTCGTCGAGTAG
- the tmcA gene encoding tRNA(Met) cytidine acetyltransferase TmcA encodes MDTAAARDLLAEAERTNERRVVVLSGDRDAGLAAADRLLDALPIPLTETSLVSTSDDLACEHVPVRNAGRLLGTTQKAVVLDCHEDCRPNALGRVVGAVDGGGLLVLLTPNLDDWPAHRDAFDEGLAVPPFDTRDVTGRFRRRFVETLRAHPGIAVYDADSNTLVRDGRTNPAPRLRKQLPDPPESAAFPRESHEACLTADQTDALTTFESLREPGHAVVADADRGRGKSSAAGLAAACLAREGLDVLVTAPGRRSAAELFARARELLGSLGDLASDGDTVETSGGGRIRFAKPPEAADLPGDPDAVFADEAAAIPVRLLESLLDCPRLAFTTTVHGYEGAGRGFDVRFRDRLAETDHDVHEASLSDPIRYSGGDPVEAWAFRALLLDARPAVDPLVGDAAPETVEYVSLSGADLAADEHLLREVFGLLVYAHYRTEPDDLARLLDAPNLAVRALVVDGHVASVALLAREGGLDADLRAAMYDGERVKGNMIPDVLTSQLRDEDAAVPFGYRVMRIATHPAVRSRGLGSRLLGEVRQEFADDADWLGVGYGATSELLSFWAANGYGTVQLSTTRNDTSGEYSAIMLDPLSAAGRELHDRHAGWFADRVSGVLSDALRDLDADVARAALRACATTPDLHLGERDWRVVAGAAHGPGMYGVDPGPFRKLAVRHLVAGDADLLSADEERLLVGKLLQSRLWDDLADRLRYHSTSQAMRALGDALRPLVAEYGTEAAREELRRFEN; translated from the coding sequence ATGGACACCGCGGCCGCCCGCGACCTGTTGGCCGAGGCCGAGCGAACGAACGAGCGCCGCGTCGTCGTCCTCTCGGGCGACCGGGACGCCGGTCTCGCGGCCGCAGACCGCCTGCTCGACGCGCTCCCGATTCCACTGACGGAGACGAGTCTCGTCTCCACCAGCGACGACCTGGCCTGCGAGCACGTCCCGGTGCGGAACGCCGGCCGGCTGCTCGGCACGACCCAGAAAGCCGTCGTGCTCGACTGCCACGAGGACTGTCGGCCGAACGCACTCGGGCGCGTCGTCGGCGCTGTCGACGGCGGCGGCCTCCTCGTTCTCCTGACCCCGAACCTCGACGACTGGCCGGCCCACCGGGACGCCTTCGACGAGGGACTGGCTGTCCCGCCGTTCGACACCCGCGACGTGACCGGCCGATTCCGCCGCCGGTTCGTCGAGACCCTACGCGCGCACCCCGGCATCGCCGTCTACGACGCCGACAGCAATACGTTGGTTCGCGACGGCCGCACGAACCCCGCGCCCAGACTTCGGAAGCAACTCCCCGACCCACCCGAATCAGCCGCTTTCCCTCGCGAATCGCACGAGGCCTGTCTGACCGCCGACCAGACGGACGCTCTCACGACCTTCGAGTCGCTCCGAGAGCCCGGCCACGCCGTCGTCGCGGACGCCGACCGCGGCCGCGGGAAGTCGAGCGCCGCCGGCCTCGCCGCCGCCTGCCTCGCCCGCGAGGGCCTCGACGTGCTCGTCACCGCACCCGGCCGCCGGAGTGCCGCCGAACTGTTCGCTCGCGCCCGCGAACTCCTCGGGAGTCTGGGCGACCTCGCGAGCGACGGCGACACCGTGGAGACGAGCGGCGGTGGCCGCATCCGGTTCGCGAAGCCCCCCGAGGCCGCCGACCTGCCGGGCGACCCCGACGCCGTCTTCGCGGACGAGGCGGCCGCGATTCCCGTCCGCCTGCTCGAATCGCTGCTCGACTGTCCGCGACTGGCGTTCACGACGACCGTCCACGGCTACGAGGGTGCCGGTCGGGGCTTCGACGTGCGCTTCCGAGACCGGCTCGCGGAGACCGACCACGACGTTCACGAGGCGTCGCTCTCGGACCCAATCCGGTATTCTGGCGGCGACCCCGTGGAGGCGTGGGCGTTCCGCGCGCTCCTGCTGGACGCCCGCCCGGCCGTGGACCCTCTGGTCGGCGACGCGGCTCCCGAGACCGTCGAGTACGTCTCGCTCTCGGGCGCGGATTTGGCGGCGGACGAACACCTGCTCCGGGAGGTGTTCGGGCTGCTCGTCTACGCCCACTACCGGACGGAACCCGACGACCTCGCGCGCCTGCTCGACGCCCCGAATCTCGCGGTGCGCGCGCTGGTCGTCGACGGCCACGTCGCGTCGGTCGCGCTGCTCGCCCGCGAGGGCGGCCTCGACGCCGACCTGCGGGCTGCGATGTACGACGGCGAGCGCGTGAAGGGCAACATGATTCCGGACGTGCTCACCAGCCAACTGCGGGACGAGGACGCCGCCGTCCCGTTCGGCTACCGGGTGATGCGCATCGCAACCCATCCCGCCGTCCGCTCGCGGGGGCTCGGCTCGCGCCTGCTCGGGGAGGTTCGTCAGGAGTTCGCAGACGACGCGGACTGGCTCGGCGTCGGCTACGGTGCTACCTCCGAGTTGCTGTCGTTCTGGGCAGCCAACGGCTACGGCACCGTCCAGCTCTCCACGACGCGCAACGACACCAGCGGCGAGTACTCCGCCATCATGCTCGACCCGCTCTCCGCGGCGGGCCGCGAACTGCACGACCGTCACGCCGGCTGGTTCGCGGACCGCGTCTCGGGCGTGCTCTCGGACGCCCTCCGCGACCTCGACGCCGACGTTGCCCGGGCGGCGCTCCGAGCCTGCGCGACGACGCCGGACCTCCACCTCGGCGAGCGCGACTGGCGGGTAGTCGCCGGGGCCGCCCACGGGCCGGGAATGTACGGTGTCGACCCGGGACCGTTCCGGAAACTGGCCGTCCGCCACCTCGTCGCCGGCGACGCAGACCTGCTCTCAGCGGACGAAGAACGCCTGCTCGTCGGGAAGCTCCTGCAATCCCGGCTCTGGGACGACCTCGCAGACCGCCTGCGCTACCACTCGACGAGCCAGGCGATGCGCGCGCTCGGCGACGCCCTCCGGCCGCTCGTCGCCGAGTACGGCACGGAGGCGGCCCGCGAGGAGCTCCGTCGGTTCGAGAACTGA
- a CDS encoding DUF456 domain-containing protein encodes MDLLVAAALALLVLGVAGSVLPLLPSGALSFVGLLVYWWQTGQPGPLLLAALVGVSVLAVAVDWLAGFVGARASGVDTRTSILAGLVGFVLLFPGGPLGLLLGVAGTVFAVEFRANRDAEASARRAAYATVGVVASAGMQVVLTAVVLGAVLWVQFL; translated from the coding sequence ATGGACCTCCTGGTCGCCGCCGCGCTCGCCCTGCTCGTCCTCGGCGTGGCCGGCAGCGTCCTCCCGCTGCTCCCGAGCGGCGCGCTCTCCTTCGTCGGCCTGCTCGTCTACTGGTGGCAGACCGGCCAGCCCGGGCCGCTGTTGCTCGCCGCGCTCGTCGGCGTCTCGGTGCTCGCCGTCGCCGTCGACTGGCTGGCGGGATTCGTCGGCGCGCGCGCCAGCGGCGTCGACACGCGAACGTCGATACTCGCAGGACTCGTCGGGTTCGTGTTGCTGTTCCCCGGCGGCCCGCTCGGTCTCCTGCTCGGCGTGGCGGGCACCGTCTTCGCCGTCGAATTCCGGGCGAACCGGGACGCCGAAGCGAGCGCGCGCCGCGCCGCCTACGCGACGGTCGGCGTCGTCGCGTCGGCCGGGATGCAGGTCGTGTTGACCGCCGTCGTACTCGGAGCCGTGCTCTGGGTGCAGTTCCTCTGA
- the idsA3 gene encoding geranylfarnesyl diphosphate synthase has translation MSQEAREQAVLAAVRERRQQVNDAIDEDLPMAEPERLYEASRYILEAGGKRLRPAVLLLTAEALSDVDAADAEYRAFPDLNDGEVDVMSAAVSIEVIQSFTLIHDDIMDDDDLRRGVPAVHREYDTETAILAGDTLYSKAFEIMLQTGAPPERTLRAVQTLAETCTHICEGQALDIDFETRGDVVTDEYLDMVELKTAVLYAAAATLPALLLSADEETIEALYNYGVKVGQAFQIQDDVLDLTVPSEELGKQRGSDLAEHKKTIITLHAEEHGVDVEGLLDADDPEDVTDAEVEAAVQRLRDVGSIQYASDLAEDLVAEGKAHLDVLPENEARHRLEQIADYLIERGY, from the coding sequence ATGTCCCAGGAAGCCCGCGAACAGGCGGTGCTCGCCGCGGTCCGCGAGCGCCGGCAGCAGGTCAACGACGCCATCGACGAGGACCTCCCGATGGCCGAGCCCGAGCGGCTCTACGAGGCCTCCCGGTACATCCTCGAAGCCGGCGGGAAGCGGCTGCGGCCGGCGGTCCTGCTGTTGACGGCGGAGGCGCTGTCCGACGTCGACGCAGCGGACGCCGAGTATCGGGCGTTCCCGGACCTGAACGACGGCGAGGTCGACGTGATGTCCGCAGCGGTGTCCATCGAGGTCATCCAGTCGTTCACGCTCATCCACGACGACATCATGGACGACGACGACCTGCGGCGGGGCGTACCCGCGGTCCACCGCGAGTACGACACCGAGACGGCGATTCTCGCCGGTGACACGCTGTACTCGAAGGCGTTCGAGATTATGCTCCAGACCGGCGCGCCGCCGGAGCGAACCCTCCGTGCGGTGCAGACGCTCGCGGAGACCTGCACCCACATCTGCGAGGGGCAGGCGCTGGACATCGACTTCGAGACCCGCGGCGACGTCGTCACCGACGAGTACCTCGACATGGTGGAGTTGAAGACCGCGGTGCTGTACGCCGCGGCCGCGACGCTCCCCGCGCTCCTCCTCTCGGCCGACGAGGAGACCATCGAGGCGCTGTACAACTACGGCGTGAAGGTCGGGCAGGCGTTCCAGATTCAGGACGACGTCCTCGACCTCACTGTTCCCTCGGAGGAACTCGGCAAGCAGCGCGGCTCCGATCTGGCCGAACACAAGAAGACCATCATCACGCTGCACGCCGAGGAGCACGGCGTGGACGTCGAGGGGCTGCTGGACGCCGACGACCCCGAGGACGTCACCGACGCGGAGGTCGAAGCCGCCGTCCAGCGACTCCGAGATGTCGGCAGTATCCAGTACGCGAGCGACCTCGCCGAGGACCTCGTCGCGGAGGGCAAGGCCCACCTCGACGTCCTCCCGGAGAACGAGGCCCGCCACCGGCTGGAGCAGATTGCGGACTACCTCATCGAACGCGGCTATTAG
- a CDS encoding glutamate--tRNA ligase, giving the protein MDDELRERVRRAAERAALFNALKHGSDAQVGAIMGPMMGENPEFREHGDEIPGVIAPVIEDVNGMSDETKRERLAELAPEDVEELESEDEEDDQLLPDLPNAEEYDEIRMRCAPNPNGPWHLGSARMPAVIGTYKEMYDGWMLVRFDDTDPETKRPLDWAYDQILDDLDYLGFEADRVIKASDRVETYYEHARRLIGKGGAYTCSCPGEEFSELKNSGEACPHREKDPETVAEEFEAMVDGEYDSGEMVLRIKTDIEHKNPALRDWVAFRMVDTPHPREEASEYRCWPMLDFQSGVDDHLTGVTHIIRGIDLQDSAKRQRFLYDYFDWEYPEVLHWGHVQLDAYDVKMSTSTIKELVADGVLDGWDDPRAPTVMSVQRRGIRGEAVVDAMTELGTSSSDVDLSMSSVYANNRELVDDEAPRQFLVRDGFEARGDGNEESYEAVEVPVDGGPDEATPQVHPEHPDRGDREIPVGDSVLVEAADLPAEGDRVWLKAYGPVRYDGERFEYLDADIDIVRKEGVDVVHWVPADDNVEVRLRTMDGDATGYAEPGFVDRAPDTVVQFVRIGFARVDSHTPEESVAYYTHP; this is encoded by the coding sequence ATGGACGACGAACTCCGCGAGCGGGTCCGCCGGGCGGCAGAGCGGGCCGCACTGTTCAACGCCCTGAAACACGGGAGCGACGCACAGGTCGGGGCCATCATGGGGCCGATGATGGGAGAGAATCCCGAGTTCCGGGAGCACGGCGACGAGATTCCCGGCGTCATCGCGCCGGTCATCGAGGACGTCAACGGGATGAGCGACGAGACGAAGCGAGAGCGCCTCGCCGAACTCGCGCCCGAGGACGTCGAGGAGCTGGAGAGCGAGGACGAGGAAGACGACCAGCTGCTGCCGGACCTCCCGAACGCCGAGGAGTACGACGAGATTCGGATGCGGTGTGCGCCGAATCCGAACGGCCCCTGGCACCTCGGGAGCGCGCGGATGCCCGCCGTCATCGGGACGTACAAGGAGATGTACGACGGCTGGATGCTCGTCCGGTTCGACGACACCGACCCGGAGACGAAGCGTCCGCTGGACTGGGCGTACGACCAGATTCTCGACGACCTCGACTATCTCGGGTTCGAGGCGGACCGCGTCATCAAGGCCAGCGACCGCGTCGAGACGTACTACGAGCACGCCCGCCGACTCATCGGGAAGGGCGGCGCGTACACGTGTAGCTGTCCGGGGGAGGAGTTCTCCGAGCTGAAGAACAGCGGGGAGGCCTGCCCGCACCGCGAGAAGGACCCGGAGACGGTCGCCGAGGAGTTCGAGGCGATGGTCGACGGCGAGTACGACTCCGGGGAGATGGTGCTCCGAATCAAGACCGATATCGAGCACAAGAACCCCGCGCTCCGGGACTGGGTGGCGTTCCGCATGGTCGACACCCCGCACCCGCGCGAGGAGGCCAGCGAGTACCGCTGCTGGCCGATGCTGGACTTCCAGTCGGGCGTCGACGACCACCTGACGGGCGTCACGCACATCATCCGCGGCATCGACCTCCAGGACTCCGCGAAGCGCCAGCGGTTCCTCTACGACTACTTCGACTGGGAGTACCCCGAGGTGCTGCACTGGGGGCACGTCCAGCTCGACGCCTACGACGTGAAGATGTCGACGTCGACCATCAAGGAGCTCGTCGCCGACGGCGTGCTCGACGGCTGGGACGACCCACGTGCGCCGACCGTGATGAGCGTGCAGCGCCGCGGCATCCGCGGCGAGGCGGTCGTGGACGCAATGACGGAACTCGGTACGTCCTCGTCGGACGTCGACCTCTCGATGTCCTCTGTGTACGCGAACAACCGCGAGCTCGTCGACGACGAGGCACCGCGGCAGTTCCTCGTCCGCGACGGCTTCGAGGCCCGTGGCGACGGGAACGAGGAGTCCTACGAGGCCGTCGAGGTCCCGGTCGACGGCGGCCCGGACGAGGCCACGCCGCAGGTCCACCCCGAGCACCCGGACCGCGGCGACCGCGAGATTCCGGTCGGCGACAGCGTGCTGGTAGAGGCCGCCGACCTGCCCGCCGAGGGCGACCGCGTCTGGTTGAAGGCCTACGGGCCGGTGCGCTACGACGGCGAGCGCTTCGAGTACCTCGACGCGGACATCGACATCGTCCGCAAGGAGGGCGTCGACGTCGTCCACTGGGTGCCCGCCGACGACAACGTCGAGGTTCGGCTGCGCACGATGGACGGTGACGCGACCGGCTACGCCGAGCCCGGGTTCGTCGACCGGGCACCAGACACCGTCGTGCAGTTCGTTCGCATCGGATTCGCGCGCGTCGACAGCCACACTCCCGAGGAGTCGGTGGCGTACTACACGCACCCGTAG